Proteins from one bacterium genomic window:
- a CDS encoding T9SS type A sorting domain-containing protein, which yields RSEIKDINIWDISITKNTNEPITLSWEGDFPDGYDAWLIEGNQAIDMRKSQESGVKSRELKVKIMKPNSGLIIETLEITNITTYPNPAKNEATIRISAKTSNANLKMEVYNILGQKVREESFGLLPSRFSQSEQAYIYEAGYSCTNAFNQKLSNGLYFLKIIASEDNKETSKLSRMLIKK from the coding sequence TAAGGAGCGAGATAAAGGATATAAATATCTGGGATATTTCAATTACAAAAAATACAAATGAGCCAATCACCCTCTCCTGGGAGGGAGATTTCCCCGATGGCTACGATGCCTGGCTTATTGAGGGAAACCAAGCCATTGATATGAGGAAGAGTCAGGAGTCAGGAGTCAAGAGTCGGGAGTTAAAGGTAAAAATAATGAAGCCAAACTCTGGGCTAATAATTGAAACCCTAGAAATAACAAACATTACAACCTATCCCAACCCGGCAAAGAATGAGGCAACCATAAGAATATCGGCAAAAACATCCAATGCCAACCTAAAAATGGAGGTCTACAATATCTTAGGCCAAAAAGTAAGAGAAGAATCCTTTGGCTTATTACCATCAAGGTTTTCTCAATCCGAGCAAGCCTACATCTACGAGGCAGGCTATTCTTGCACAAATGCCTTTAACCAAAAGCTCAGCAACGGGCTTTACTTCCTTAAAATAATCGCCAGTGAAGATAATAAAGAAACCTCCAAGCTCAGCAGGATGCTAATTAAAAAATAG
- a CDS encoding type II toxin-antitoxin system HicB family antitoxin, with the protein MLQEYLNNAMSKAIYEKLEDNTYFGKIPSCPGVIAFGKTLYECQKELCSSLEGWIIVKLRHGDLLPVINGIDLNIKREVAYA; encoded by the coding sequence ATGTTGCAAGAATATCTAAATAATGCAATGAGTAAGGCAATATATGAAAAGTTGGAAGACAACACCTATTTTGGGAAGATTCCTTCCTGTCCTGGAGTAATTGCTTTTGGAAAGACCCTTTATGAATGCCAAAAAGAACTTTGTTCTTCCTTAGAAGGATGGATAATTGTAAAGTTGCGACATGGTGATTTACTTCCAGTAATAAATGGCATTGATTTAAACATAAAGAGAGAAGTAGCTTATGCCTAA
- a CDS encoding type II toxin-antitoxin system HicA family toxin, with protein sequence MPKWGPCKRQDFIKKLKRLGFDEPEPGGRHFYMRYGTYTLTIPSNQEYSVNQLKILLLELKEILGRKITLDEWLLL encoded by the coding sequence ATGCCTAAATGGGGTCCGTGTAAGCGTCAAGATTTTATAAAAAAATTAAAAAGATTAGGGTTTGATGAGCCTGAACCAGGGGGTCGCCATTTCTATATGCGATATGGAACATACACATTAACCATCCCAAGTAATCAAGAGTATTCTGTAAATCAACTTAAGATTTTACTTTTGGAATTAAAAGAGATCTTGGGAAGGAAGATAACATTGGATGAATGGCTGTTGCTTTGA